In a single window of the Chondrocystis sp. NIES-4102 genome:
- the rfbC gene encoding dTDP-4-dehydrorhamnose 3,5-epimerase has protein sequence MDVIQTTIPDVLIIEPKIFGDDRGFFMESFNEKTFREKTGVTTPFVQDNHSRSGKNVLRGLHYQIQQAQGKLVRVARGEVYDVAVDIRKSSPTFGEWVGCILNETNKRQFWIPPGFAHGFVVLSDTADFLYKTTDYYAPEYERSILWNDPTLKIDWKIQGEPILSAKDKSGLPLDQAEVFE, from the coding sequence ATGGATGTTATTCAAACAACAATTCCCGATGTTTTAATTATTGAGCCTAAAATATTTGGTGACGATCGCGGTTTTTTTATGGAGAGTTTTAACGAAAAAACCTTTCGAGAAAAAACGGGAGTAACCACACCATTTGTCCAAGATAATCACTCAAGATCTGGCAAAAATGTTTTACGTGGTTTACATTATCAGATCCAACAGGCTCAAGGAAAATTAGTTAGGGTGGCTAGAGGAGAAGTCTATGATGTAGCGGTAGATATTCGTAAAAGTTCACCTACCTTTGGGGAGTGGGTAGGTTGTATTCTAAATGAAACCAATAAAAGACAGTTTTGGATTCCTCCAGGCTTTGCTCATGGGTTTGTAGTGTTATCAGATACTGCCGATTTTCTCTATAAAACCACAGATTATTATGCGCCAGAATATGAACGTTCAATTCTTTGGAACGATCCTACCCTAAAAATCGACTGGAAAATTCAAGGTGAGCCAATTTTATCAGCTAAAGACAAGTCAGGGTTACCTTTAGATCAAGCGGAGGTATTCGAGTGA
- a CDS encoding glycosyl hydrolase 38 domain protein, whose amino-acid sequence MQIIDQFVAKLRHQVKLEIQQCWYDVTGLDIDVKKTRIDLKQYQYAQLNDKNYLVFAQGRQVKYLAQKIVIPSTLAGYPLSGLNLRLVLTWWAEDAQIFINGELKQQGDLFDSSARVLITNNAQPGEEYLVIIRLVSPNHDIGALMRSHLLYEQPFDVDDLDPGLVADEITVLAKYLSQFEPQHLNVLAGALDKFDWNNLANANRFVYDLGKLRSSLLSLGINIKQRCFNLLGHAHLDMAWLWTTAETYEIAQRTFKSVLSLQQNFPNLIFGHTSPALYEWMEENNPHLLEEIRQAVDLDRWELLGGMWIEPETNLISGESLIRQLLYGQAYYQKRFGKISTVAWLGDSFGFTWQLPQILKQCGIEYFVTGKLHWNDTTKFPLGCFWWESPDGTRLLTLMSPPNVTGVMDTNPLTMANYAIDWEIQTGLQEIFWLPGVGDHGGGPTRDMLEVASKWSNSPFFPEIKFSRASDYLEVVKGHDNSSDFPIWQDELYLEFHRGCYSSHADQKKYNRFSERLLYEGELWATLATLLCRDRFVGQPLFPIINRISEKEGLCQVGWQELIDIAWKKILFNQFHDILPGTSIPDVYIEANEQWEAALEIGNSVLQAALRAIALNLKLPQPPQADASALVIFNSLNWQRSQIVTVPAKQCSVYNHLGEIVVSESTADEQIIFLAENIPAVGYSLFWLCPKKSPPEKQSIKLQEYILENQYLRVTINQDNGNLDSIYDLKNQREILSGQGNELQNYQDQGQYWDAWNIDPNYQQKRLDDWQLKSINWLETGKLRQTIRVIKQFGQSQFTQDYILHKDSPLLTIKNQVDWQQTHIMVKTAFPFQINSDLVTYEIPCATITRTTNPKTAAEAAKWEVSALNWADLTDNQGEYGVSLINDCKYGYDAQAQQLRLTLLRSPTWPDPQSDNGRHNFSYAIYPHKSNWQTAKTVQKGYEFITPLQIIKLNPDEFNSGGQLPPMSELLNLTANNLILMALKPLNTQELVMRFYEAEGKTSELEISSDLKIKLIKKVDCLERNQDLPSNQDKKVEPYKIITWVLKIDE is encoded by the coding sequence ATGCAGATAATAGATCAATTTGTTGCTAAGTTACGTCACCAGGTAAAATTAGAAATACAGCAATGTTGGTATGATGTAACAGGGTTAGATATTGACGTTAAAAAAACGAGAATAGATTTAAAACAATATCAGTATGCCCAGTTAAATGATAAAAATTATTTAGTTTTTGCCCAAGGAAGACAAGTTAAATACTTAGCACAAAAAATTGTTATTCCTTCTACTTTAGCAGGATATCCTTTATCGGGATTAAATTTACGTTTGGTTTTAACCTGGTGGGCGGAAGATGCTCAAATATTTATTAATGGAGAATTGAAACAGCAGGGAGATTTATTTGATTCTTCAGCACGGGTATTAATTACAAATAACGCTCAACCAGGGGAAGAATATCTTGTTATTATTCGTTTGGTTAGTCCTAATCATGACATTGGCGCATTAATGCGATCGCACTTATTATATGAGCAACCTTTTGATGTTGATGATTTAGATCCAGGTTTGGTAGCTGATGAAATTACTGTTTTAGCTAAATATTTAAGTCAGTTTGAACCTCAACACCTGAATGTATTAGCAGGGGCGTTAGATAAATTTGATTGGAATAATTTGGCAAATGCCAACAGGTTCGTTTACGATTTGGGTAAATTGCGATCGAGCCTATTATCTTTAGGGATAAATATTAAACAGCGTTGCTTTAATTTACTCGGTCATGCTCACTTAGATATGGCGTGGCTCTGGACAACTGCCGAAACTTACGAAATAGCCCAGCGTACTTTTAAATCTGTACTTAGTTTACAACAAAATTTTCCTAATTTGATTTTTGGTCATACTAGCCCAGCTTTATATGAATGGATGGAGGAAAATAACCCTCATTTGCTGGAGGAAATTAGGCAAGCTGTTGACTTGGATCGCTGGGAATTGTTGGGGGGAATGTGGATTGAACCTGAAACTAATTTAATTAGTGGCGAGTCTTTAATTAGACAATTGCTATACGGACAAGCATATTATCAAAAGCGGTTTGGTAAAATCTCTACAGTTGCTTGGCTTGGTGATAGTTTTGGGTTTACTTGGCAATTACCACAAATATTAAAGCAATGTGGCATTGAATATTTTGTTACAGGTAAGCTGCACTGGAATGATACTACTAAGTTTCCTTTGGGTTGTTTTTGGTGGGAGTCTCCCGACGGCACAAGGTTATTGACGCTGATGTCTCCCCCGAATGTAACAGGGGTGATGGATACTAACCCGCTAACTATGGCAAATTATGCTATTGATTGGGAAATACAAACAGGTTTACAAGAAATTTTTTGGCTACCAGGAGTTGGCGATCATGGCGGTGGCCCAACTAGAGATATGCTAGAAGTTGCTAGTAAATGGAGTAATTCGCCGTTTTTTCCTGAAATTAAATTTTCTCGGGCTAGTGATTATTTAGAAGTAGTTAAAGGTCATGATAATTCCTCAGATTTTCCTATCTGGCAAGATGAACTATATTTAGAATTTCACCGTGGTTGTTACAGTAGCCATGCTGATCAAAAAAAATATAACCGTTTTAGTGAGAGGTTGTTATATGAGGGGGAGTTGTGGGCAACTTTAGCAACTTTACTTTGTAGAGACAGGTTCGTTGGGCAGCCACTATTTCCCATTATAAACAGAATAAGCGAAAAAGAAGGTCTTTGTCAAGTAGGGTGGCAAGAATTAATAGATATTGCCTGGAAAAAAATCCTATTTAACCAATTTCACGACATCTTACCTGGTACATCGATTCCTGACGTATATATAGAGGCAAACGAGCAGTGGGAAGCAGCTTTAGAGATTGGGAATAGTGTATTGCAAGCAGCTTTAAGGGCGATCGCCTTAAATCTAAAATTACCCCAACCACCCCAAGCAGATGCTTCCGCATTAGTTATTTTCAACTCTTTAAATTGGCAGCGATCGCAAATAGTAACAGTTCCAGCAAAGCAATGTAGCGTTTATAATCACCTTGGGGAAATAGTAGTATCTGAATCAACAGCAGATGAACAAATAATATTTTTAGCTGAAAATATCCCCGCAGTCGGATATAGTTTATTTTGGCTGTGTCCTAAGAAATCGCCACCAGAAAAACAGTCAATTAAACTACAGGAATATATCTTAGAAAATCAGTATTTACGAGTAACTATTAATCAAGATAACGGGAATCTAGATAGCATTTACGATCTAAAAAATCAGCGAGAAATCTTATCAGGACAAGGAAACGAACTACAAAATTACCAAGATCAAGGACAATATTGGGATGCTTGGAATATTGATCCAAACTATCAACAAAAAAGATTAGATGACTGGCAGTTAAAGTCAATAAACTGGCTAGAAACAGGAAAACTAAGACAAACAATTAGGGTAATAAAACAGTTTGGGCAATCACAATTTACCCAAGATTATATTTTACACAAAGACTCACCTCTACTAACAATTAAAAATCAAGTAGACTGGCAACAAACCCATATAATGGTAAAAACTGCTTTTCCATTTCAGATTAATAGTGATTTAGTTACCTATGAAATCCCTTGTGCAACTATTACTAGAACTACTAACCCCAAAACAGCAGCAGAAGCAGCAAAATGGGAAGTTTCCGCGTTAAATTGGGCAGATTTAACCGATAATCAGGGAGAATATGGTGTAAGTTTAATTAACGATTGCAAATATGGTTATGATGCTCAAGCGCAACAATTACGCCTAACTTTATTAAGATCTCCAACTTGGCCAGATCCTCAAAGCGATAATGGTAGACACAATTTTAGTTATGCTATTTATCCCCATAAATCTAATTGGCAAACAGCAAAAACTGTACAAAAAGGATATGAATTTATAACCCCTTTGCAAATAATAAAATTAAATCCAGATGAATTTAATAGTGGAGGACAATTACCACCAATGAGTGAACTATTAAATTTAACAGCTAATAATTTAATTTTGATGGCGTTAAAACCACTTAATACACAAGAACTAGTCATGCGCTTTTATGAGGCGGAAGGCAAAACAAGCGAGTTAGAAATTAGTAGTGATTTAAAGATAAAATTAATTAAAAAAGTAGATTGCTTAGAACGAAATCAAGATTTACCCTCCAACCAAGATAAAAAAGTTGAACCATATAAAATCATAACCTGGGTGTTAAAAATAGATGAATAG
- the rfbB gene encoding dTDP-glucose 4,6-dehydratase, whose translation MEENNRQSRRILITGGAGFIGSNFVHHWCNKYQSDRVVVLDALTYAGNQENLASLKDNPNLKFVQGDIGDRALVDNLLESEAIDTVAHLAAESHVDRSILGPGAFVQTNVVGTFTLLEAFRQRWNQRQQPQTDRFLHVSTDEVYGSLEADDPAFSETTPYSPNSPYSASKAGSDHLARAYFHTYGMPTIITNCSNNYGPYHFPEKLIPLMCINILLGKPLPVYGDGENIRDWLYVEDHCRALDVVIHRGKPGETYNVGGNNEVKNIDLVKQLCKLMDELAPDLPVRPASDLITFVKDRAGHDRRYAIDASKIQRELGWTPKETVEAGLRRTVEWYLNHRHWWQPLLSQEYKSYYQQVYAN comes from the coding sequence ATGGAAGAAAATAATAGACAGTCGCGCAGGATTTTAATTACAGGAGGGGCAGGTTTTATCGGCTCTAACTTTGTGCATCATTGGTGTAATAAATATCAAAGCGATCGCGTAGTAGTTTTAGATGCTCTTACCTATGCAGGTAATCAAGAAAATTTAGCCAGTTTAAAGGATAATCCTAACCTAAAATTTGTCCAGGGGGACATTGGCGATCGCGCTTTAGTCGATAACTTATTAGAATCAGAAGCTATTGATACGGTGGCTCATTTAGCTGCCGAGTCCCATGTAGATCGTTCTATACTGGGCCCTGGGGCATTTGTACAAACCAATGTCGTCGGCACTTTTACCCTTTTAGAAGCTTTTCGCCAACGCTGGAATCAAAGACAACAACCCCAAACAGACCGATTCTTACACGTCTCTACAGATGAAGTTTATGGCAGCTTAGAAGCGGATGATCCAGCTTTTAGTGAAACTACTCCCTATAGTCCCAATAGTCCCTATTCCGCCTCTAAAGCAGGTAGTGATCACTTAGCCAGGGCATATTTTCATACCTACGGAATGCCGACAATTATCACTAATTGTTCTAATAATTATGGCCCTTATCATTTCCCTGAAAAGTTAATCCCGTTGATGTGTATTAATATTTTGCTGGGTAAGCCTTTACCTGTGTATGGCGACGGCGAGAATATTCGAGATTGGCTTTATGTAGAAGATCATTGTCGTGCTTTAGATGTAGTAATTCATCGAGGTAAACCTGGCGAAACTTATAATGTTGGTGGCAATAATGAAGTTAAAAATATTGATCTGGTAAAACAACTGTGTAAATTAATGGATGAGCTTGCTCCTGATTTACCTGTGCGTCCTGCTAGTGATTTAATTACTTTTGTCAAAGACCGTGCAGGACACGATCGCCGTTATGCTATTGATGCTAGTAAAATTCAACGTGAGCTTGGCTGGACTCCTAAAGAAACGGTAGAAGCTGGCTTACGTCGTACTGTTGAATGGTATCTTAATCATCGCCACTGGTGGCAACCATTATTAAGTCAGGAGTATAAAAGTTATTATCAACAGGTTTATGCCAATTAA
- a CDS encoding family 2 glycosyl transferase, giving the protein MLQVDEARVCLAKAQTYWQAQQWEKTIQTCNQAIALDEKLPTAYKLLGDAFQRLGKIEAAIDNYRQAIAFDPNYAEAFANLGTLYAQQQEYEKATALYQQALIINPEFTQVSKHLVRVWELQQQGKNASVDLDVVTQPETVNCSTSLIKQAEELQQQGKLEAALQQYLDALEIAPQKIEIYQEVIKICEQLELWQEAAKYCRLVVQSDFKETPVIQQPVVITQTSVTVAKEHFDLGNQYSQDQKWQDAIGCYQKAIESDPQYGSAYHQLAEAYTHQQQWLEAVAAYRQAIKFKPDFSWSYNNLGYALIQLEQWSEAIPVYQQAIQLKPDFPWSYYNLAEAYRNLEQWKEAIAFYQQAAQIQADLPQVQQKLGDAYYQQTQQYRELALKHFQLAIEQDPQDPQPYHQALAIDKYNVELYLKLGDLLIQRGEIEEAIIIYQMALQIQPNNHQLMNRLQISLLKRDPEITQVLQYGRLLAQLEPQDNQEELQALATQLAQILPKCEQPTVSIIIPVYNQLNYTLQCLKAIALNLAETTRVEIIVVDDCSGDQTSETLNTINQINLIRHQSNQGFIHSCNHGASVAKGEYLYFLNNDTEIKPNCIESLIEVLVQDQEVGAVGSKLLYPQGSLQEAGGIIWQDASGWNYGRNDNAYAPEYNYLRPVDYCSGASLMVRKEIFEQLKGFEEDFAPAYYEDTDLCFAIRHQLGLKVMYQPKSQVIHYEGISSGTSLTTGAKQYQVTNAVKFKQKWQTVLESDGYLPNVGISNVPLSARKYTGQLTVLVIDSYPLYYDRESGSRRLWEILKIFKALNYHVIFLPDNGLKAEPYTTILQNLGIEVLYTQSGYGENIDKQLNERLSLIDVAWICRPQLNEKYIPLIRINPAIKVIYDTIDLHYLRFKRAWELSNNKDPKTATVWIDMQAKELKVAQQADFTITVTEVEQKILQAQGINNVAVIPNIHIPYQGEIPSFNERQGILFIGSYDHPPNVDAVFWLCQEIMPLVWQKNPNIKVTLLGNNPTTEVKGLESDRIIIPGYIHDLTPYFNSHKLSVSPLRYGAGMKGKIGQSLEYSLPVVSTSIGTEGMNLIVGEHILEANNAEDFARAILSLTEDKNLWEQISANCQSAIAIYTPQAIQLNIRELIEQLTK; this is encoded by the coding sequence ATGCTCCAAGTAGATGAAGCAAGAGTTTGTTTAGCCAAAGCACAGACATATTGGCAAGCGCAGCAATGGGAAAAAACCATTCAAACCTGTAATCAAGCGATCGCCCTTGATGAAAAATTGCCTACAGCCTATAAATTGCTAGGTGATGCCTTTCAAAGGTTAGGGAAAATAGAAGCAGCCATTGATAATTATCGTCAAGCGATCGCCTTTGACCCTAATTATGCCGAAGCATTTGCAAATTTGGGTACTCTCTACGCTCAACAACAAGAGTATGAAAAAGCTACTGCTTTATATCAACAAGCATTAATAATTAATCCTGAATTTACCCAGGTGTCTAAACATTTAGTTAGAGTTTGGGAGTTACAGCAGCAAGGTAAGAATGCTTCTGTGGATTTAGATGTGGTTACTCAACCAGAAACGGTTAATTGCTCTACAAGTTTAATTAAACAAGCGGAGGAATTACAACAACAAGGTAAATTAGAAGCTGCTTTACAACAATATCTTGATGCTCTGGAAATAGCACCTCAAAAAATAGAAATATATCAAGAAGTTATTAAAATTTGCGAACAATTGGAATTATGGCAAGAAGCAGCTAAATATTGCCGTTTAGTTGTGCAGTCTGATTTTAAGGAAACACCAGTAATTCAGCAACCTGTAGTCATAACACAAACATCTGTAACAGTAGCAAAAGAGCATTTTGATTTAGGTAACCAATATAGTCAAGATCAAAAGTGGCAAGATGCTATTGGGTGTTACCAAAAAGCCATTGAAAGTGATCCACAATATGGGTCCGCTTATCATCAATTGGCAGAAGCCTATACTCATCAACAACAGTGGTTAGAGGCAGTGGCAGCTTATCGTCAGGCAATTAAATTTAAACCCGATTTTTCTTGGTCTTATAATAATTTAGGGTACGCTTTAATACAATTAGAACAATGGTCTGAAGCGATACCTGTTTACCAGCAGGCAATTCAATTAAAACCTGATTTCCCTTGGTCTTATTATAATTTAGCTGAAGCTTATCGTAATTTAGAACAATGGAAGGAAGCGATCGCTTTTTATCAACAAGCAGCCCAGATACAAGCAGATCTACCTCAAGTTCAGCAAAAATTAGGAGATGCTTATTATCAGCAAACCCAACAATATCGAGAACTTGCTTTAAAACACTTTCAATTAGCAATAGAACAAGATCCTCAAGATCCACAACCCTACCATCAAGCTTTAGCTATCGATAAATATAATGTCGAACTTTATCTTAAATTAGGTGATCTTCTAATACAAAGAGGAGAAATTGAAGAAGCGATTATTATCTACCAAATGGCTTTGCAAATTCAGCCAAACAACCATCAACTAATGAATCGTTTGCAAATATCTCTACTAAAAAGAGATCCTGAAATTACTCAAGTTTTACAGTACGGAAGATTATTAGCACAACTTGAACCTCAAGATAATCAGGAAGAATTGCAAGCTTTAGCTACCCAATTAGCCCAGATTTTGCCTAAGTGCGAGCAACCAACGGTTTCAATTATCATTCCTGTATATAATCAGCTAAACTACACCCTCCAATGTTTAAAAGCGATCGCACTTAATCTTGCCGAGACTACAAGAGTGGAAATTATTGTGGTGGATGATTGTTCTGGCGATCAAACCTCAGAAACTTTAAATACAATCAATCAAATTAATTTAATTCGACATCAATCAAATCAAGGTTTTATACACTCTTGTAACCACGGGGCATCTGTAGCTAAAGGTGAATATCTTTATTTTCTTAATAATGATACAGAAATTAAACCTAACTGTATTGAAAGTTTAATTGAGGTTTTAGTTCAAGATCAAGAAGTAGGTGCAGTTGGTTCAAAACTACTATATCCCCAAGGAAGTTTACAGGAAGCGGGGGGTATTATTTGGCAAGATGCTTCTGGTTGGAATTATGGCAGAAATGATAATGCTTACGCACCTGAGTATAACTACTTACGTCCTGTAGATTATTGTTCGGGGGCGAGTTTGATGGTTAGAAAAGAGATTTTTGAGCAATTAAAGGGTTTTGAAGAGGACTTTGCCCCTGCATACTATGAAGATACCGATCTTTGTTTTGCCATTCGGCATCAATTAGGATTAAAAGTTATGTATCAACCCAAGTCACAGGTAATTCATTATGAAGGAATTAGTTCTGGCACTTCACTAACAACGGGTGCAAAACAGTATCAAGTAACAAATGCAGTCAAATTTAAACAAAAGTGGCAAACTGTTTTAGAGAGCGATGGCTATTTACCCAATGTTGGTATTAGTAATGTACCATTAAGTGCTAGGAAATATACAGGTCAACTTACGGTTTTAGTAATTGATAGTTATCCACTTTACTATGATCGAGAATCTGGTTCGCGTCGCCTGTGGGAAATCTTAAAAATATTTAAAGCTCTTAATTATCATGTTATCTTTCTCCCAGATAATGGGTTAAAAGCAGAACCTTACACCACAATATTACAGAATTTAGGCATTGAAGTTTTATATACTCAATCAGGTTATGGAGAGAATATCGACAAGCAATTAAATGAGCGATTATCTTTGATTGATGTTGCTTGGATTTGTCGCCCTCAACTCAATGAAAAGTATATACCTTTAATTAGAATAAATCCTGCGATTAAAGTTATTTATGACACCATTGATTTACACTATTTACGCTTTAAAAGAGCTTGGGAGTTGTCTAATAATAAAGATCCAAAAACAGCAACAGTATGGATTGATATGCAGGCAAAAGAATTAAAAGTGGCTCAACAAGCAGATTTTACTATTACGGTAACTGAGGTTGAACAAAAAATATTACAAGCACAAGGAATAAATAATGTAGCAGTTATTCCTAATATTCATATTCCTTATCAAGGTGAAATTCCTAGCTTTAATGAGCGTCAGGGAATATTATTTATTGGTAGTTACGATCATCCACCTAATGTTGATGCAGTTTTCTGGTTATGCCAAGAAATTATGCCCTTAGTTTGGCAAAAAAATCCAAATATTAAAGTTACTTTACTCGGTAATAATCCAACAACCGAGGTAAAAGGTTTAGAGAGCGATCGCATTATTATTCCTGGATATATTCATGATCTGACTCCTTATTTTAATAGTCATAAATTATCAGTTTCCCCCTTGAGATATGGGGCAGGCATGAAGGGTAAAATAGGTCAAAGTTTAGAATATAGCTTACCTGTAGTTTCTACTAGCATCGGTACAGAAGGGATGAATTTAATAGTTGGTGAACATATTTTAGAAGCCAATAACGCCGAAGATTTTGCCAGGGCGATATTAAGTTTAACTGAAGATAAAAACCTTTGGGAGCAAATATCTGCAAATTGTCAAAGCGCGATCGCAATTTATACGCCTCAAGCCATTCAATTAAATATTAGGGAATTGATAGAACAGTTAACTAAATAA
- the rfbD gene encoding dTDP-6-deoxy-L-mannose-dehydrogenase, with protein MTKILLTGITGQVGQELQQTLTTVGEIIRVSRQELDLSKPTEIASKIAQIKPNIIVNAAAYTAVDKAETDTELAMTINASAPGAIAEVCQDIGATLLHISTDYVFNGKNHTPYLETDETDPLGVYGKSKLLGEITVRENCDRHIILRTAWVYGCRGHNNFVKTMLRLGKEREELKVVADQIGSPTWSYDIAVAIAQLLSKSQEDANIQGTYHFTNSGVASWYDFAVAIFEEAKQLGVPLKVTKVLPITTVEYPTPTKRPAYSVLSKTKITQTLGIYPPHWRQSLRKMLDELLTTN; from the coding sequence GTGACTAAAATATTACTTACAGGAATTACTGGACAAGTTGGTCAAGAATTACAGCAGACATTAACTACGGTAGGAGAAATAATTAGGGTAAGTCGCCAAGAATTAGATCTAAGTAAACCCACGGAAATAGCCTCTAAGATTGCACAGATCAAGCCGAATATAATTGTTAATGCAGCAGCCTATACCGCCGTAGACAAAGCAGAAACAGACACAGAATTAGCCATGACGATCAATGCCAGCGCGCCTGGTGCGATCGCCGAAGTCTGCCAAGATATAGGTGCAACTTTATTGCATATATCCACAGATTACGTATTTAATGGAAAAAATCATACTCCCTATCTAGAAACAGATGAGACTGATCCTTTAGGTGTGTATGGAAAATCCAAATTACTGGGAGAAATAACAGTAAGAGAAAACTGCGATCGCCATATAATTTTACGTACAGCTTGGGTATATGGATGTAGAGGACATAATAACTTTGTCAAAACCATGCTGCGACTAGGTAAAGAAAGAGAAGAATTAAAAGTAGTAGCGGATCAAATCGGTAGCCCAACTTGGTCTTATGATATAGCAGTAGCGATCGCTCAATTACTTAGTAAATCCCAAGAAGATGCTAATATTCAAGGAACGTATCACTTTACTAATAGTGGGGTAGCTAGTTGGTACGATTTTGCTGTGGCGATTTTTGAGGAGGCAAAACAATTAGGTGTACCACTCAAAGTTACCAAAGTTTTACCAATTACTACTGTAGAATATCCAACTCCAACCAAACGTCCAGCCTATTCAGTCTTATCTAAAACCAAAATTACACAAACCCTGGGAATTTATCCGCCCCATTGGAGGCAATCCTTAAGAAAGATGTTGGATGAATTACTAACTACAAATTAA
- a CDS encoding glucose-1-phosphate thymidyltransferase, which yields MKAIILSGGKGTRLRPLTYTGAKQLVPVANKPILWYGIESIVAAGITEIGIIISPETGAEVKSKTGNGDRFGANITYIKQDKPLGLAHAVKVAQPFLGDSPFVMYLGDNLVQSQLDLFVDKFQSQHLDALTLLCEVENPSAFGVAKVDETGKVLQLIEKPKDPPSNLALVGVYLFSPEIHQAIANIQPSPRGELEITDAIQYLIDQQKSVVSFKLKGWWLDTGKKDDLLAANQIILDTCLELTIEGAIDANSKISGRVHIGKDTQIQNSMIRGPVTIGKNCKITNCFIGPYSSIADNTTLTDIDIEHSVILKGATLEGISDRIVDSLIGERAQLKVAPQRPKALRFMIGDDSTIELT from the coding sequence ATGAAAGCAATTATTCTCTCTGGCGGTAAAGGTACAAGATTGCGCCCTCTGACCTATACAGGGGCAAAACAACTCGTCCCCGTAGCTAATAAACCGATTCTCTGGTATGGGATAGAGTCGATTGTAGCAGCAGGAATTACCGAAATTGGGATTATTATCAGCCCAGAAACAGGGGCGGAAGTAAAATCAAAAACAGGGAATGGCGATCGCTTTGGTGCTAATATTACTTATATCAAGCAAGATAAACCTTTAGGGCTTGCCCATGCGGTTAAAGTAGCCCAACCGTTTTTAGGTGATTCACCCTTTGTAATGTATTTAGGTGATAACCTGGTTCAAAGTCAATTAGATTTATTTGTAGACAAATTCCAATCTCAACATTTAGATGCCCTAACGTTGCTGTGTGAAGTAGAAAATCCTAGTGCTTTTGGGGTGGCTAAGGTAGATGAAACAGGTAAAGTCTTACAACTAATTGAAAAACCAAAAGATCCACCGTCTAATTTAGCTTTAGTCGGGGTTTACTTATTTTCCCCCGAAATACATCAAGCGATCGCCAATATTCAGCCTTCACCCAGGGGAGAATTGGAAATTACAGACGCTATTCAATATCTGATTGATCAACAAAAAAGTGTTGTTTCCTTCAAGCTAAAAGGTTGGTGGCTAGATACAGGGAAAAAAGATGATCTTTTAGCAGCTAATCAAATTATCTTAGATACTTGTTTAGAGCTTACTATTGAAGGGGCGATTGATGCAAATAGTAAAATTAGTGGTCGAGTGCATATTGGCAAGGACACCCAGATACAAAACTCTATGATACGGGGTCCAGTAACTATTGGTAAAAACTGCAAAATTACCAATTGCTTTATCGGCCCATATAGTAGTATTGCAGATAATACCACTTTAACTGATATAGATATCGAACATAGTGTAATCCTTAAAGGGGCTACTTTAGAAGGGATTAGCGATCGCATTGTCGATAGTTTAATTGGTGAAAGAGCGCAGCTAAAAGTTGCTCCCCAACGCCCCAAAGCCTTACGCTTTATGATCGGTGATGACTCGACAATTGAGTTAACGTAA
- a CDS encoding ribonuclease H: MDYKSQILTEIETLPTSLLPDVLGYIQALQPQVRVSKPVLTKKTQSPSDISNSVIIYTDGACTGNPGAGGYGAVIINGDRREELAKGYKRTTNNRMEMMAAIAALQSLADKSQVKIHSDSKYLVDAMGKGWAKKWQANGWRRNAKEMAKNPDLWQILLDLCKLHDVEFIWVKAHAGIAENERCDRLAVAAAHQSNLSEDDGYVNGG, encoded by the coding sequence ATGGATTATAAAAGTCAAATTCTTACTGAAATAGAAACTTTACCAACATCTTTATTACCCGATGTATTAGGTTATATTCAAGCTTTACAACCTCAAGTTAGGGTTTCTAAACCAGTTTTAACTAAAAAAACTCAATCACCATCTGATATATCTAACTCAGTGATTATCTATACCGATGGGGCTTGTACTGGTAACCCAGGTGCAGGGGGATATGGGGCTGTAATTATTAATGGCGATCGCCGTGAGGAATTAGCAAAGGGGTATAAACGTACTACTAATAATCGCATGGAAATGATGGCTGCGATCGCTGCATTACAATCTTTAGCCGATAAGTCGCAAGTAAAAATACATAGTGATTCTAAGTATTTGGTAGATGCTATGGGCAAAGGTTGGGCAAAAAAATGGCAAGCTAACGGTTGGCGCAGAAATGCTAAAGAAATGGCTAAAAACCCTGATCTATGGCAAATTTTGCTAGATTTATGCAAACTACATGATGTTGAGTTTATCTGGGTAAAAGCCCATGCAGGAATAGCAGAGAATGAAAGATGCGATCGCCTGGCGGTTGCTGCTGCACATCAGTCTAATTTATCTGAAGATGATGGATATGTTAATGGGGGTTGA